In Ureibacillus thermophilus, the genomic stretch GCTTACACAGAATGCCCATAAACCATTAGATAAGTGCAATGTAGCTGCAAGGATACCCACAATGTAGAATCCTAACATCCAAGGATTTGCAACGATTTCTTCCATCATATTGAAGTTTACTTCTGCACCTAAAGCTTTTTGGATGCGTGTTTGGAAAATGTGCCAAGCAATGAAGATTACTAGGAACACGCCAGTAATTCGTTGCAATAAGAACATCCAGTTACGGAATGTACTGAAGCGCTTGTTGTTTGGTGTTGCTGTAAAGGCAATGTAGATTCCATATAAACCATGGAATAAGATTGGAATGTAGATCACAATCCATTCAATTACGATTAGCAAAGGAATTTTGTCCATTCCTGCTACAAAATTGTTGTAAGCTTCTTCTCCTCTTGTTGCTGTAAAGTTTGCTAATAAGTGGAAAATTAAGAAGAGCCCTACAGGTATAACACCAAGTAATGAATGTAGTCGGCGCCAGTAAAATTCATTTTTTGCCAAGACTGATACCCCCTTAATAATGATAAAAATTGAGTAGTCAATAAGTCGTCACAAATTGTAAACGCTTTATGCATTGACTGTGGAACTCATAATGGTACAATATTATGACAAATTCATTGTACCCCCATGAACTAATACCGTCAAGGTTCGTTGTAAAGAATTATTGAAGTAAATATTTTTTAAAATTTTCTATAAAATTAACTTTTTTTCTTTCAATTAACATTTTTCTCTAATTTTTTATATTTCTACATGCTCATGAAAATGAAATTTTTAGAAAGAGGTTTTTTGTTTATGTCAACCACACAAGTTTCATTTCCTCTATTTGGCTACGAACTAATCAGAGATTATTTATTGCCTTCTATTTTAGGCAAGCATGAAAAAGATATCCTTTATTGGGCAGGAAAAGATTTGGCGCGCAAATTTCCATGCACCGACATTCCATTAATCATATCGTTTTTCCAAGATGCAGGTTGGGGTGATCTCACCCTTGAAAAAG encodes the following:
- a CDS encoding succinate dehydrogenase cytochrome b558 subunit: MAKNEFYWRRLHSLLGVIPVGLFLIFHLLANFTATRGEEAYNNFVAGMDKIPLLIVIEWIVIYIPILFHGLYGIYIAFTATPNNKRFSTFRNWMFLLQRITGVFLVIFIAWHIFQTRIQKALGAEVNFNMMEEIVANPWMLGFYIVGILAATLHLSNGLWAFCVSWGITQSPHSQKVFTWLSMIFFVIISIIGISAILAFA